A genomic region of Trifolium pratense cultivar HEN17-A07 linkage group LG3, ARS_RC_1.1, whole genome shotgun sequence contains the following coding sequences:
- the LOC123918696 gene encoding DELLA protein 2 → MKREHKQEHEDATMSGSKSEICWEDDGGMDELLAVVGYKVKSSDMAEVAQKLEQLEQAMGNFQDQDESTIAQQLSNDTVHYNPSDISNWLQTMLSNFDPQPDPTVSSSSDNDLNAIPGKAIYAAANTVVPVVDDDDDNDDFPSPKRVKRTDSTRPVVMVVETQEKGIRLVHTLMACAEAVEQNNLTVAEALVKQIGYLAVSQEGAMRKVATYFAEGLARRIYGVFPQHSISDSLQIHFYETCPYLKFAHFTANQAILEAFQGKSRVHVIDFSINQGMQWPALMQALALRPGGPPAFRLTGIGPPASDNSDHLQQVGWRLAQFAQTIHVQFEYRGFVANSLADLDASMLELRSPETESVAVNSVFELHKLNARPGALEKVFSVIRQIRPEIVTVVEQEGNHNGPAFLDRFTESLHYYSTLFDSLEGSLVEPQDKAMSEVYLGKQICNVVACEGTDRVERHETLNQWRNRFNSAGFSPVHLGSNAFKQASMLLALFAGGDGYKVEENDGCLMLGWHTRPLIATSAWKLAAVNSVVVSH, encoded by the coding sequence atgaagagagAGCATAAACAAGAACACGAAGATGCTACCATGAGTGGTAGTAAATCAGAGATTTGTTGGGAAGACGACGGTGGTATGGATGAACTTTTAGCTGTGGTTGGTTACAAAGTGAAATCATCAGACATGGCTGAAGTTGCTCAAAAGCTTGAACAACTTGAACAAGCTATGGGTAATTTTCAAGACCAAGATGAATCAACCATCGCTCAACAACTCTCAAACGACACCGTTCATTACAATCCTTCTGATATTTCCAACTGGCTTCAAACTATGCTTTCCAATTTTGACCCTCAACCTGATCCAACCGTTTCATCTTCTTCCGATAATGACCTCAACGCCATTCCCGGTAAAGCTATTTACGCCGCCGCTAACACTGTTGTCCCTGTCgtcgatgatgatgatgataatgatgattttCCTTCTCCGAAACGAGTTAAACGAACTGACTCAACTCGTCCTGTTGTAATGGTGGTTGAAACACAAGAAAAAGGGATTCGTCTTGTTCATACTTTAATGGCTTGTGCTGAAGCAGTTGAACAGAACAATCTAACGGTTGCAGAAGCTTTGGTGAAACAGATCGGTTACTTAGCTGTGTCACAAGAAGGTGCTATGAGAAAAGTTGCTACCTATTTCGCTGAAGGTTTAGCTCGGCGAATCTACGGTGTATTTCCACAACATTCTATTTCCGATTCACTTCAGATCCATTTCTATGAAACTTGTCCTTATCTCAAATTCGCTCATTTCACTGCGAATCAAGCTATTCTTGAAGCTTTTCAAGGAAAATCTAGGGTTCATGTTATTGATTTTTCGATCAATCAAGGGATGCAGTGGCCAGCGCTTATGCAAGCACTTGCTTTACGTCCTGGTGGTCCACCTGCTTTTCGTCTCACCGGAATTGGTCCACCGGCGTCTGATAACTCCGATCATCTTCAACAAGTTGGTTGGAGACTTGCTCAGTTTGCTCAAACGATTCATGTTCAGTTTGAATATCGTGGTTTTGTTGCTAATAGTCTTGCTGATCTTGATGCTTCGATGCTTGAACTCCGTTCACCGGAAACTGAATCTGTTGCTGTTAACTCTGTTTTTGAGCTTCATAAACTCAACGCGCGTCCCGGTGCGCTTGAAAAGGTTTTTTCTGTTATCCGTCAGATTCGCCCGGAGATTGTTACCGTTGTTGAACAAGAAGGGAATCATAACGGACCGGCTTTTCTAGACCGGTTTACTGAGTCACTTCATTATTACTCAACTCTGTTTGACTCGTTGGAAGGTTCATTGGTTGAACCGCAAGACAAGGCTATGTCGGAGGTTTATCTAGGGAAACAAATCTGCAACGTGGTGGCGTGTGAAGGAACGGACCGGGTTGAACGTCATGAGACTTTGAACCAGTGGAGGAACCGGTTTAATTCAGCTGGGTTTTCTCCGGTTCATTTGGGTTCTAATGCTTTCAAGCAAGCGAGTATGTTGTTAGCACTTTTTGCCGGTGGGGATGGTTACAAGGTGGAAGAGAATGATGGTTGTCTTATGCTTGGTTGGCATACTAGGCCTTTGATTGCTACTTCTGCTTGGAAACTCGCCGCCGTTAACTCTGTGGTGGTTTCACACTGA